In Hermetia illucens chromosome 1, iHerIll2.2.curated.20191125, whole genome shotgun sequence, one genomic interval encodes:
- the LOC119646900 gene encoding zinc finger protein 431, with the protein MEAEPGAHFFTVIAGAKLASVAGAGGALLTRIKKEPSEKEYVCVICSAFMIGDEDYQAHMEQHNAQSQFNFPCSDCDGSFASRYDLETHTLQTHSQLMKFEYAHIKEEVQINEAPPLTEARLDLLANDAKCPRCSEYFATKILLRDHQIAEHPEYYTGYLCRHNKCNQKFYKYDEYIHHLAEHKLKHVCPYCDRFFRLRQTLQQHIRIHTGEKPFECPQCNRAFAVKDYLTKHLRIHTGEKPYECYQGCGASFTQQTTRNKHMKDHCPLRNEWAKFQENPKIKIKITKRRRKRTKLEKS; encoded by the coding sequence ATGGAGGCGGAACCTGGCGCTCATTTTTTCACCGTAATTGCTGGTGCCAAACTGGCAAGTGTTGCGGGCGCAGGTGGTGCATTACTAACTCGAATTAAGAAGGAACCTTCTGAAAAGGAATACGTTTGTGTAATCTGTTCTGCGTTTATGATTGGCGATGAAGATTATCAGGCGCATATGGAGCAACACAACGCCCAAAGCCAATTCAACTTCCCATGCTCTGATTGCGACGGTTCCTTTGCCAGCCGTTACGACCTCGAAACCCACACGCTACAAACGCACTCTCAGTTGATGAAATTTGAGTACGCGCACATCAAGGAAGAAGTGCAGATTAACGAGGCGCCCCCGTTGACCGAAGCAAGGTTGGATCTGCTCGCAAACGACGCGAAATGCCCCCGCTGCAGCGAGTACTTCGCCACCAAGATTCTCCTGCGCGACCACCAAATCGCCGAACACCCTGAATACTACACCGGCTACCTGTGTCGTCACAACAAATGCAACCAAAAATTCTACAAATACGACGAGTACATCCACCACTTGGCAGAACACAAATTGAAACACGTTTGTCCGTATTGCGATCGATTTTTTCGACTTCGGCAGACCCTCCAGCAACATATTCGCATCCACACGGGCGAGAAACCGTTCGAGTGTCCTCAGTGCAACAGAGCTTTCGCTGTCAAGGACTATCTAACGAAGCATTTGCGGATTCATACCGGCGAGAAGCCATATGAGTGCTATCAGGGATGCGGAGCAAGCTTCACACAACAAACAACGCGGAATAAACATATGAAGGATCATTGCCCGCTGCGAAATGAATGGGCCAAGTTCCAGGAAAATCcaaagataaagataaaaatcACGAAAAGGCGAAGGAAAAGGACGAAGTTGGAGAAAAGCTAG